The Lycium ferocissimum isolate CSIRO_LF1 chromosome 8, AGI_CSIRO_Lferr_CH_V1, whole genome shotgun sequence DNA segment TAAAACCTAATTGCCTTTTCTTCTTGCATAGGTATCTCCAGCAGAGAAAATCTCATGCGGATGGAGAAAGGTGTGAGTATCACTTTTTTAATACATATTTTTACCTCAAGCTccaagaggctgtttccagcGAGGTATTAATTCTTCTATGCAATTTTTTTACTGTGAACTTAACTAACTGGTTTGTTGAATCCTGAGAGAACCTATTGAAGTGAAGAAACTGAGAACTTAGTCTCAATAACGGTTTTTAATTATGGGACAAATATGGAGTCgtatttttcatttgtcttaTTTGTAGAATTGATGCACAAGTTCATGTTTTTTCTTATAaggaaactcatgaaattattaatgtgattttagttAAGAATCACCTAGAAACGCTTGAGACTCCATTTAATTCTCCGGTagatgctctctctctctctctctccccctgAATAGCGTGCTTTAATATAAAATTTCTCCTTGAGGCAAATTAGGGGTACTTAAAAACTAGTGGTTCTCTAAATCGAGTACTTACCCTAGTCACACATATAACTCAGCgatcaaaataaaaagatcaTTGGCAAATACTGCCTAATGTTCAATGTAACAAACCACAAGAAAGCTCATATACTTACTAATTGCCATCACTTATATGCGTCCTTTGCTTTCATTGGGTCTTGTGCTTAGCTAAGTCATCACTGATTGCAAGAGATTGTAGGTCTTCCGAgacaaactttttaaatttgattttcgGTTTACCTTGTCCCGCCCTTCTTTTGGGGATAAAGTACCATGTCCCCTTTTATCATCTTCAATCATCAAATTGTTGCACATACAAATTGGTGCATCTGCAGATCTACCTAGGATATGGCTATATCATCTTAAGGGACCTCTTATTTTTTCCTTAGTGCATGTTAATTGCACTCTTTGTTGGATGTGTTCATTTCTATTTTAGTACATCCATCTtaacttccatattttttttctgaCATCTATCTAATATTAGGTAAATCTGAATAATTTTTGGTTTCATAATTTCAACAGCAGAATGACAGGGAAGCTTCATTTGTCAAATTAAGACGGTGGTGGAAGGGGCTGAATATATTTGAGAAATCCTATATTTTTCTCCCCATACATGAAAAGTAAGTTTTCTAGGTTGCTTTTACTAATTCATTGGTTCATGAGGATTCAGTAGTTGGGTCAATTGTGCTGTCCGTCGAGCTTTTATTACTTGGCCTAGTTTTGCAGTTTATTAATTTATAAAGCTACATTATTTAGGTCAAATTTGATGTTTCTTCGATATGGATCATATGTTGGGATGTATTTATTATTTGCTATTTTCATTTCCCTAAGTAACTAAGCAGATCGGAGTATTTAATAGCCCAGTGCCTTGTTCAGAttcctcttattttcttttgtccTCTCTCTCTCGACCATTTGACTCGTCTAAGATAGGTAATTTTTGCTTTCGCACTAAGTTTCCTGGAGCTTCCTGTTCATGCCCTTGTGTTGGTTCTTTTTCTCCTCTGTAGTCGTCACTGGAGCTTGGTAATAATTTGCATACCAGACAAAGAAGAGAATTTGGGGCCAATCGTACTTCACTTGGATTCATTGGGGCTCCACTGCAGCAGTTCAATTTTTGTTACCATAAAAGAGTAAGATTATCTCTTTCGTTGGCTGTTAAATAATGGTCATGTATGCATGCTGCATGGTTTAGTTCTTGTGAGGTTCTAGTCTTTGCTTAATTATTACGATTGTATTGTTAGGAACTGCAACTATTGGGGTGTGTGTATCGGCactaaagaaaaatctagataaAACCATATCTagcgcatttttttttttgtaattcaagGCCAAACTTACCCATTGTTTTGGTTTGAATAACTTCCGGGCAGTTGGTGTGTGCCCTAAGTTCTCTATGTTTTGTACACCACATATATATGGGGAGTTTCTCCAGCATTAATAAAATTTtactttataaaaaaatattctcaaaataaaaaaatatcctCAACTCCTGGTATAAAATGATCATGAATATTAGTCTAATATGACCAATGCAATATCATTTCTGAAATGGAAAGCTTCTTCACTCAGGATGTTCATTTTGATTCAAAGTTTTAATTTTGGACCAGATTTTTGGTAGAAGAATGGAAATTCTTGAGACGAGAAGGAGTGGCAGATCTTTTTATTGCAGACGAAATATGGGAAGATCTTCAATGGAGAATAGACGAGAACATTATTACGGTTTTCCTCCATTTAAATTTATCGTCTCTTAGTTTTAAGTATTCTTGTGAATTCTTTGATGCTCATATATGCAGTCTTTAACTTGTAAGGTAATGAATTGATTTCGGATCAATGTGGGATGTGAATATTCCTTAATTGAATTTTGTTTTCAGAAAATATGGGAAAATCTTCCACAGAGAATTGATGATAACATTATTCTAGTTAGTATTCACCCATTGAAAGATTTCTTGTCTATTAGTTTTAAGCATTCTTGTGAAATGTTTCTTGCTTGTATATATGCAGTCAATAACTTAGAAGGTTATGAATTTGGTTTGGCATCATGTGGTATGTAAAATTTTGTTCTCTGGTTGAATTGTGTTttctctctaccccacaaaggtagggctAAGGtatgcgtacatcctaccctccccagaccccacttctgggattacactgggtatgttgttgttgttggttgaattGTGTTTTCTGATTCATTGCGGCATGGCTGTTCAGCTACATAGACCAAGGGGAGGGGAGTCCAAAATATTGGTTCAGTTCATCAAATTCTACTTGAGAACTTTCTGCAGTAGAAATAAGATAACTTGTAAATACTTCATTAGCATGCCTTCACGGAGACCTCCGTCTGTTGCACTTCTCTGACAGGTCCcacaacaaaaaaatgtttatgACTGTGGACTCTTTGTGCTTTACTTTATGGAACGATTCATCGTTGAAGCTGATGAAAGGTTTAAAAAGAAGGATCTGGCAATGGTATTAACTCCTGTTCCAATTAAAGAATCTTCCATCTTTTTTTCCTCTGATGATAATGCATCAATTTCTTTGTTAGTGATGTATTAACCCATTTTCAGTTTGGTAGGAACTGGTTCGAACCTGAAGAAGCATCTAGAATGAGGCGAAAAATCCGTGTCATACTCAAGGAAAAATTCGAGAATTCAAGTGACAACTAGTGTTTCCTGGTCATCTACCATCTGTAAATAACTGCTGCTGACAAACAATTCTTATCCGGATCAGGCATCAATGGAGCAACTGCTTATTATACCAACACTCCTGAAGTGCCCAACTCTGTATAGCTTAAAAGTCGGATATTGTAGTTACTCACATCCCCTGGTTTACTTGAGATTCTGGAATTTCTCTCTATATTCTCTTTTTAGGAAGGTTTCTTCCGAAATCCGAGAAGATCGGTAGATACATTGGGGAGAGCTCCCTTTGGTTGGAGCTACATTTTACAGGACCCAAAATGCAGGAGAATTTCATATTTACCATTTTCTTTCAAGAGCAGAAGCGACCAAGTACATTTAGCAAGATATTAGGAATTGGGAGATCTGGGtggggtttttatttttttggtactGGTTGAGTTCAAAGTTCAAACAATTCGTACCGTTCATGTAAATGTTCTCCTTTTATAGAGATGAAAAAGATCAAAGCTGTATGTGCTTCTTGATGCAACATGATCTCGTTTTAGCATTAGTACTGCCTGGGGTTCAAAGTTCAAGCAACTCGTACTGTTCGTgtaaatgttttctttttatcgTGATGGAAAAATCAAAGCTGTATGTGCTTGGTGCAACATGATCTCGTTTTAGGGTATATACTTGTGTGAACTAACTACCCCCTATAGAAAAAATCAAGATCACCCACTTTAAACAGTTCATCATATAAGCACAACGATTTTGGATTGGTGGTAAATTTATATTACGTTCTGATGCTTTATGGCCTCTTTTTCGGATTTTCGTCATTTCATTTTGTAATAAGTATTTCCTATAATGGGTTTcattggccaaaaaaaaaaaaaaaaaaaaaacaataatatcataaataacgaGGTAAAGCAAAATGAAGGTCACTAGTATAtttaaatacaagaaataactTGACAACAACTAAAGTTTAAACGTGGCTCAGTGGTAATCCTTGGGTCCGtgattttttcatatattataaattattttaaattgttaatattgtgacttatagtatttttacCATAATTTCtaaatacatataatttttttaaatatttaagatTTTATGTCCGAATTTacgatcaaaattaaaaaatttcactCTCGAAATTCGAACGGCCCCGCATAGGATAGAGGAAGTATGACATATGACCATTATTCGACAACCTCCATCATCAAGAAACTAACGTCACATTTAACAAGCGACTCACTTCGTCATGGAAATTTCCATATTTAATTGCACTTTGATAGTTTAAGAAATTAAACATTTAGGAAAACAAATATTTAGGAAACAAGCCGCCTCTAGTTCAAGAAAACTAGGTTGCGTTAAATGCttaatattttcttacttttgaaCGTTCCCTTATTTGACACGGTAACTAACTCTTTTTAGTTTAAGAAACTCTCAAGTCTCACCTTATTCCTATAGGAAATAGGAAAGCCTAATGTTACCTATATTTATCAGAGTGCACGTAGTAAATTTTCTATATACACTCAATTCTTTACACAGAGCGTAGGGCTTAGTAAACATACTACTTTGTTCTCAGCCAAAATTTGCCGTCGAAACTAAGATGGCTTGTTGCCGGAAGAGGAAAGTCTCTCAAGTTGCCGATTTCCGTCATGATCTTGATGTTACGGTGTTTGAAAAAGATCACAAACAAATCCGACCTGCGATGCTCAAGAAGCGTTTCGCTAATGTAATATTCAAGTCCGAACAACAACTACTACTTGGCAATCATGAGTTTGATGAACTgcaaatcaagaagaaaagaaaatcagttGCGTGAAGAGAAAGTGAAAGTCAAGTTGATGAAGACACAACggcaaagagaaagagaaggcgCTGCTCGTAATATTGCCAtagaaagaataaaaagaagGGTGGATTTTGATGATAACCTGAAAGCAGAAAGAAAGTTGTCGATGTTGACAAAGGTGCAGATGTTAAAACGTACCAGAGATTACTCATTCTTATTTTCCGATGATGCAGATCTTCCGGTTCCATCAAGAGGTTCCTTATCTCATAAAGCCTCTGACGGGCGAGTAGCTTTACCACCAAGCAGCAAGCAATATTCTTCAACCAATACAGCGAGAAAGCTGCTAAATGATCGTCAAGTGCACGGGAAACCTATATCGGGAAGTAGCCAAATGCAATCGAAACTGTTGAATCAGAAATCAGTTTCTctttgtaagcaaactcaactaGCATTAGGTCCAAATGGAAAGAGGATTTTGACACCAGGTGTCAAGAGCACCGTGCCTGCTTTGCACAAGCCAACCCCTTCAAAGTTGCAACCTTCTATTCCAAGGCAATCCTTGGTACAGAAAAAGGAAATAGTACTACAATCTGGAAAGTCAAAGGTGATGCCAAAACAAGCTGAGCCTTCATACAGACCTAAGCCGATTATGCAGAAACAGACAGTGCCATTGTCCAAACTGCCTCCTAAAAACGCAACTCGTTCTTTGGAAGATAGGCGCCCAGCAAGAAAACCAATGAGACacgatgatgaaaatgatgatggagCAGAAGCTATTAGTAAGATCATTAGGAGGATGTTTGGGTATAATCCCAACAGATAtcgagatgatgatgatgatgatactagTGATATGGAGGCTAATTTTGATGACATACTGAGGGAAGAAAAACAAAGTGCTAAAATAGCAAAGgaagaagacgaagaagaaCTCCGGAAGATAGAAGAAGAACAAAGGAGGGAGCGGTTGAGAAAGCAGGCAAAGAAGCGCAAGTTGAGCCATTAATGACGGCAAATATGTTTTCCCTTGCTTGATAGCCAGTAATATTTTAAAGAACTATGTTATGCTTGAACAAGATGATAGTGCCCCTATATCTATGAAATAACAAATCAATGTTTATATATGTTACTTTTTATTTCGTTGATCTTAGTACGTATGTAATTTTAATTTGTCCTCAAATGCGTGTGTCGGTCTAGCTACTAGCTAAATGGTCGTCATTTAAATTTCTGTTGTGTGTTTTTCTTGCATCAAATTGAACAATCGATTACCCACTTCAAAACTTATCATCATATTTCCAGTGCTGGTCACAGTATAAAAAATTATCTGGAGACTATGTATTGTCACGAAAACAGAACCACCTCCTGGTTGTCACCGCTGTATACATTTTAATATATGCTAAATTGAGTGCCACTTAATCTCTCTAATCTGCAATACAGTACTAGCTAAATCCTCTTGgatataaatttcataaaatccaGTAGACTGAAAGTCTGAAAGAGTCGATCCAAACAAATGCTCTCATAGATGAGCTCAACCATTTTAGATTGATGGTAAATGTTGTGATGCTCTCTGGTTCATTTTCGGATTTGCATTGGGTGCTTGCTGAAGTGCACatatacttgatttttttttttttttaatttattttttatcaatctCTCCCATCTCAAAGGATGGCAGCATATgtttttatataatatagtagCAGAGTACACAACAGAGGAGTTAAACTCCCTGTACCTACTTAGAATGGGATAACCACCATTCTTTTGATCATGTAGGATTTCACATAAGCTTACAAAAATCAGCTATATGCTAAGAGATCATCTCTAATCTCTCCTATACCAGCTAGTATACCTGTCAAGGTACATCAAAATTATAGAGCCTATACATTTGTTTATCCATCCAGAAGGAATTCTTGTGCGTTTTCATTCTAAAAGCTGGAAGTTGCATTCTATCAACATTAATAGCCCCTCTAATTTCTCTTGGGATGGCCTGCGTATCCGAAATATAAGCAGCACTAGTACAATGCAGTCCCCAATTTGCCAATAGATCTGCAACTTTATTACCCTCTCTAAAACAGTGATGAATAGTCCAGATCTCAAAATTTTCCAACATCTCTTTAATGTGTACTATGGTATCCCACAAGTCCCATAGAGGATCATGTTTGTTAGAATTCCATTCAGTAAGGAGCATTGaatcacattcaatttcaatccTCCTTATTCCAGCCCTGTTGCACCAGTCAACTCCTATCTTAAGAGCCAAAACCTCTGCATTATTATTTGTCATACAGCCTAGAGGACAAGCAAAAATATTCACCATTCGACCCCTATCATTTCTAACAATTCCACCACCTGCACTCGGTCCAGGATTCCCCTTAGAGCACCCATCAGTATTTAGCTTCATGAAACCAGCAGTAGGAAGGGACCACTTCACTGGAATAGAAGTCACATAATCTTTGGCCTTCTCCATAATCCTCAGGAAGACATCCCAATTTAATAGAGGAGGGATCTTTGGTATTTGCTTATGAACAATAGTAGTAACTTATTGGCAAATATGAGGAATGATCCTGTTAGGATGCATATGAATATTATCAAATCTGCTCTTGCATCTAGCTTTCCATATTTGCCACACAATTATGCTAGGGATGATTTGAAGCACTATTTTTTGAATGTCATTTTTTCCTTTAGTACACCACCAGGAGATCATGAGATGCCTCAGGTTGGAgggattattgttgatgccaAACATCTGGTTAAAATACCTCCACACCTTTTACTGATCATGCTACTAAAGAACAAATGCTCTTCAGTTTCTTGATGATGTATGCTGCAACATGAACACATGGAGGGAAGATTGATGCCAAACTTCAATAAGTTGATGTCCACTGCAACCTTATGTTTGAGAAGTCTCCAAGCAAAGAAAGAAACCTTAACAGGGTTCTTATTGTGCCAAATCATCTTGTTAACCATGGAGGGGTGATGATGATCTCTTAAGAAGTTCCAAGCAGATTTACAAGAAAATTTCCCATCTGTATTGATGGTCCAAACAGGTTGGTCATTTAGATGAGGCAATTTTCTAGTAATTCCCTGGATATGAGCCATCATATCAAGAGGAATGATCTGGATCGCCTTTAGCAATGTTCCACCCATCATTGAGGAAGTAATCTGACACTTTTCCCCTAACTGAGGTGTTAGCATTTCCATATTGAGCAAGTCTTCCTTGACCTGTCCAATTATCCCACCAGAAACTAGATTTTCCTTTATTTACTTTCCACAAGATCAACTGGTCAACTTTATCTCTACTTTTCATAAGTCTTCTCCAACAATGAGATTGAGTGTAGCTCCATTTCTTGGCTACTGGTTGAATCCTTCTTGTATATTTGGCATTCAAAAAATCAGCCCAGAGAGATTTCTTTGTTCTATAGCTCCACCATAACTTAGCCCCAAAGTTGTCAGATATACTTTGCAAAGACCTAATGcctattccttcttcttcaGTAGGATAACACATTTTCCTCCAGGCCACCCAGTGATGCTTATTTTTACAATCAGCAGTGCCGCAAAGAAAGCTTGCAAAATTTTTCTCCATCTGCTGACAAATGGATTTTGGGGGTTGGCAAATAGATACTTAAAGTACACTGGCATAGTAGCAAGGACATGCTTGATGAGAATGATCTTCCCCTTGTTGATAACATATTGCAATGCCAAGTTCCTAgtttcttcaagattttggtGGCAGATTGAGTAAAATATTCAATTTTCTTCCTCCCTTGAAATAAAGGGCATCCAAGATAATTTATAGGAAATTCCT contains these protein-coding regions:
- the LOC132066653 gene encoding uncharacterized protein LOC132066653, with translation MSLMNCKSRRKENQLREEKVKVKLMKTQRQREREGAARNIAIERIKRRVDFDDNLKAERKLSMLTKVQMLKRTRDYSFLFSDDADLPVPSRGSLSHKASDGRVALPPSSKQYSSTNTARKLLNDRQVHGKPISGSSQMQSKLLNQKSVSLCKQTQLALGPNGKRILTPGVKSTVPALHKPTPSKLQPSIPRQSLVQKKEIVLQSGKSKVMPKQAEPSYRPKPIMQKQTVPLSKLPPKNATRSLEDRRPARKPMRHDDENDDGAEAISKIIRRMFGYNPNRYRDDDDDDTSDMEANFDDILREEKQSAKIAKEEDEEELRKIEEEQRRERLRKQAKKRKLSH